In Corynebacterium matruchotii, a single genomic region encodes these proteins:
- a CDS encoding ferritin produces MSINEKLAAALNNQVTAELEAAMVYLQMSYILEDLSLNGMASWMKKQHAEELEHAQKFAQHLLDRDYTPQIGDIAPPKVDVASAKDAFEAALAHEQKVTGLIRELSVLSDSLKDFESRPLLDEFLEEQIEEESSVSDILDRLNFAGEGLGVLFIDNELAKR; encoded by the coding sequence CCGCCGAGCTGGAAGCCGCAATGGTTTACCTGCAAATGTCCTACATCCTTGAGGATCTGTCCCTCAACGGCATGGCATCCTGGATGAAGAAGCAGCACGCCGAGGAGCTGGAGCACGCCCAGAAGTTCGCCCAGCACCTCTTGGACCGTGATTACACCCCGCAGATCGGTGACATCGCTCCGCCTAAGGTTGACGTTGCTTCCGCCAAGGACGCTTTTGAGGCAGCATTGGCCCACGAGCAGAAGGTGACCGGGTTGATCCGCGAACTCTCCGTTCTTTCCGATTCCCTCAAGGATTTTGAATCCCGTCCGCTGCTGGACGAATTCCTGGAGGAGCAGATCGAGGAAGAGTCCAGCGTGAGCGACATCCTCGACCGCCTCAACTTTGCCGGCGAGGGCCTGGGCGTTCTCTTCATCGACAACGAACTGGCCAAGCGCTAA
- the nrdE gene encoding class 1b ribonucleoside-diphosphate reductase subunit alpha, with amino-acid sequence MTTTYGKSVAEPASEKEQLDYHALNALLNLYDSNGQIQFGKDREAANQFFLQHVNRNTVFFHDLEEKMEYLVENKYYDPEVLARYDFDFIKDLFKQAYAHKFRFRTFLGAYKYYTSYTLKTFDGTRYLERFEDRVCMVALGLADGDTELARHLVDEIMTGRFQPATPTFLNMGKAQRGEPVSCFLLRIEDNMESIGRSINSALQLSKRGGGVALLLSNLREAGAPIKHIENQSSGVIPVMKLLEDSFSYANQLGARQGAGAVYLNAHHPDILSFLDTKRENADEKVRIKTLSLGVVIPDITFELARNNSDMYLFSPYDVQRVYGKAFADISITEHYQEMVEDPRIRKKKINARVFFQTLAEIQFESGYPYIMYEDVVNRANPIAGRVNMSNLCSEILQVNSPSTYHDDLTYDEVGEDISCNLGSLNIAMAMDSPDFAQTVETAIRGLTAVSEQTSIHSVPSIRKGNEHAHAIGLGQMNLHGYLGRERIHYGSEEALDFTNAYFAAVLYQCLRASNKLAQERGQSFGGFEDSEYASGAYFDRFSPADFAPKTAKVQELFDASSITVPTAAEWDALKSDVMTHGLYNRNLQAVPPTGSISYINNSTSSIHPIASRIEIRKEGKIGRVYYPAPHMDNTNLEYFQDAYEIGYEKVIDTYAAATKYVDQGLSLTLFFKDNVTTRDINRAQIYAWRKGIKTLYYIRLRQVALEGTEVEGCVSCML; translated from the coding sequence GTGACCACAACCTACGGTAAGTCCGTGGCTGAACCGGCCAGCGAAAAAGAACAGCTCGACTACCACGCGCTGAACGCCCTGCTCAACCTGTACGACTCCAATGGGCAAATCCAATTCGGCAAGGACCGGGAGGCCGCCAACCAGTTCTTCCTCCAACACGTCAACCGCAACACCGTGTTCTTCCACGACCTGGAAGAAAAAATGGAATACCTGGTCGAAAACAAGTACTACGACCCGGAGGTGCTCGCCCGCTACGACTTTGACTTCATTAAAGATCTCTTTAAGCAGGCCTACGCCCATAAATTCCGGTTCCGTACCTTCCTCGGCGCCTACAAGTACTACACCTCCTACACGCTGAAAACCTTCGACGGCACCCGCTACCTGGAGCGCTTCGAAGACCGGGTATGCATGGTCGCTCTCGGGCTGGCCGACGGCGACACCGAGCTGGCCCGCCACCTGGTTGACGAAATTATGACTGGTAGGTTCCAGCCCGCCACCCCCACCTTCCTCAACATGGGCAAAGCGCAACGTGGCGAACCCGTGTCCTGCTTCCTGCTGCGCATCGAAGACAACATGGAATCCATCGGGCGGTCCATAAACTCCGCCCTGCAACTCTCCAAACGCGGCGGGGGAGTGGCGCTGCTGCTCAGCAACCTGCGCGAGGCCGGCGCCCCCATTAAACACATCGAAAACCAGTCTTCCGGCGTCATCCCCGTGATGAAACTCCTCGAAGACTCCTTCTCCTACGCCAACCAGCTTGGGGCCCGCCAAGGCGCAGGTGCGGTGTATCTCAACGCCCACCACCCGGACATCCTGAGCTTTTTGGACACCAAGCGGGAAAACGCGGACGAAAAGGTGCGGATCAAGACCCTATCGCTCGGCGTGGTTATCCCCGATATTACGTTCGAATTGGCCCGCAATAATTCCGACATGTACCTGTTTAGTCCCTACGATGTGCAGCGGGTATATGGCAAGGCATTTGCCGACATTTCCATCACCGAGCACTACCAAGAAATGGTGGAAGACCCCCGAATCCGCAAGAAAAAGATCAATGCCCGGGTGTTCTTCCAAACCCTCGCCGAGATCCAATTCGAATCCGGCTACCCCTACATCATGTACGAAGACGTGGTCAACCGCGCCAATCCTATTGCCGGCCGCGTCAACATGTCGAATCTGTGTTCGGAAATTTTGCAGGTGAATTCGCCCAGCACCTACCACGACGATCTCACCTACGATGAGGTGGGGGAGGATATCTCCTGCAACTTGGGCTCGCTCAATATCGCCATGGCCATGGATTCCCCCGACTTCGCCCAAACCGTGGAAACCGCCATTCGCGGGCTGACGGCCGTGTCCGAACAGACCAGCATCCATTCGGTGCCCTCCATCCGCAAAGGCAACGAGCACGCTCACGCCATTGGCCTGGGGCAGATGAATCTGCACGGCTACCTGGGGCGGGAACGCATCCACTACGGTTCCGAAGAGGCGCTAGACTTCACCAACGCCTACTTTGCGGCCGTGCTCTACCAATGCCTGCGTGCTTCGAACAAGCTTGCGCAAGAGCGGGGGCAGTCGTTTGGTGGCTTCGAGGATTCCGAATACGCCTCCGGTGCCTATTTTGATCGGTTCTCTCCCGCGGACTTCGCGCCGAAAACCGCCAAGGTGCAGGAGCTTTTCGACGCCTCCAGCATCACCGTGCCCACCGCCGCGGAGTGGGATGCGCTCAAATCCGATGTTATGACCCACGGGCTATACAACCGTAATTTGCAGGCGGTTCCGCCCACCGGTTCGATCTCCTACATCAATAACTCCACCTCGTCGATCCACCCGATCGCCTCCCGGATTGAAATCCGCAAGGAGGGCAAGATTGGCCGGGTGTACTATCCGGCCCCGCACATGGACAACACCAACTTGGAATACTTCCAGGACGCCTACGAGATCGGCTATGAGAAGGTGATCGATACCTATGCCGCGGCCACGAAATATGTGGATCAGGGGCTATCCCTGACGCTGTTCTTCAAGGACAACGTGACCACCCGTGACATCAACCGGGCCCAGATCTATGCGTGGCGCAAAGGCATTAAAACCCTGTACTACATTCGGCTTCGCCAGGTTGCCCTAGAGGGCACCGAAGTTGAGGGGTGCGTATCCTGCATGCTGTAG
- the nrdH gene encoding glutaredoxin-like protein NrdH, with protein MSIKLFTKPACMQCNATKKALDRAGLDYEVVDISLDPAAREYVLSLGYMQAPVVEVDGDHWSGFRPERISSLASTVA; from the coding sequence ATGTCTATTAAGCTATTCACTAAGCCAGCATGTATGCAATGCAACGCAACGAAGAAAGCACTCGACCGTGCCGGTTTGGATTACGAAGTAGTAGACATCAGCCTTGATCCAGCCGCCCGCGAATACGTGCTCTCCCTGGGCTATATGCAGGCTCCCGTCGTTGAGGTAGACGGCGACCACTGGTCCGGCTTCCGGCCAGAACGCATCTCCAGCCTGGCCAGCACGGTTGCGTAA
- the nrdI gene encoding class Ib ribonucleoside-diphosphate reductase assembly flavoprotein NrdI has translation MLVVYFSSATRNTERFVEKLDLPSKRIPLRKTEPPLVVDEPYVLICPTYGGGASISGATNTKPVPPQVIRFLNNPHNRNLIRAVIASGNSNFGVDFGKAGDLIAAKCHVPYVYRFELMGLPEDAQAVRAGLLDNAEQLGLLPLG, from the coding sequence ATGCTCGTCGTCTATTTTTCCTCAGCCACCCGTAATACCGAACGGTTCGTCGAAAAGCTCGACCTGCCCAGTAAGCGCATACCACTGCGTAAAACCGAACCGCCCCTGGTGGTGGACGAACCCTACGTGCTCATTTGTCCCACCTACGGCGGTGGGGCGTCGATAAGCGGCGCGACGAACACCAAGCCCGTGCCGCCGCAGGTCATCCGGTTTCTCAATAACCCGCACAACCGAAACCTCATTCGTGCCGTCATAGCCAGCGGAAACTCCAATTTCGGTGTGGACTTCGGAAAAGCCGGAGACCTCATCGCTGCGAAATGTCACGTCCCTTACGTGTATCGTTTCGAACTCATGGGACTACCCGAGGACGCCCAAGCGGTTCGCGCTGGGCTCCTCGACAATGCGGAACAATTAGGACTTTTACCGCTCGGCTAA